The Pseudanabaena sp. ABRG5-3 genome includes the window CTGTAGAAATCCTATGGGAGCCTCAGTCGGAGAACTATACACTCACCAATGATGAAGTTTTAACCGTATATCCAGATCTAGTGAGAATTTAACTACCTGTAACCCAAAAGGACGGCGCGATCTCCTCTGGAATCTGGCCAAAGGCAGCGCTGAGCGCTGCCTTTACTGTGTAAACGATTTAAAATGATTTAAAAAGATTTACACAATCTAACCTAAAGTTGTAGCGTTAAGAGCTGATGTGTGGTATCACTTACCAGTATTATTTTTTCTTATTTTTTTCGAGACAACTTTCAAGTATTCTGATTTGGCTAAGATAGCTATTCCAACAGCACTTTATTGAGTATGGCAGTTTTTGTGGTGAGTGCGTGTGAATAATGGAGTGAGTAAGGTCTGCATATGATGCAAAACACAGATAAAAATCAGTTTTATGTAACTCAAGACGTTGATGCCTATACAGACAACGTTGATCACTTAATGGATGATTTATTTGGGGAGGTGGAAAGTACTCTTCATGTTGATTATGCTAAAAAGCGATCGCAGGGATCTAAATCCCAAAAAGTACAACCTAAAAAGTCAGCCCCCTATGCTTCTGTAACCTCTTCAAGCTCAGACATAGTTGCCATATCAAAATTTGAGCCAAATAGCCACGACATATCCACCTCCAAAGACACCGTTAACATTACGAAGCTAAATCTTGCTGATATCTCCTTACCACCCATCTCTAAGCAAGATGTACTCTGGATTCAACCCTACATTATGCGGAATCCAGAACCACCTTCCAATATTCCGCCTAGCCCCCCTGACCCCACAGTTCAAAAGTCAAGTTTACTAGATCGTATTTTATTAATTCTTGCCTGTAGCTCTGCTCTACTCGCCGCAGTGATGTGGACAGTGAATCATGGCATTTGGCTAGGCAGACAATCAGTTAGCGTTGTCACTGCTAGTACGAAAAATACTCCTGACAATAAACCCTTTGCCGACGAAATTAAGCGAATGTTGTCAGATATCGTTGATAAAAATCGCGCGATCGCCGCTAATTCCAATGGCAATATTGGCAGCAACCTTCCCCTGATGGCAGCTCCTTTAGCGGGTACAATGCCTCTACCGATTGGGACACCCTTGATGAACGGGACGCAGCAACCGATGTATGTGCCTGTCTATCAACCACCGACACTCAATAATTCCAATAGTGGCAATCTGCCATCTCCTCTAGCACTACCACCTGTCACATCGAGCAACTCCGTTGATGTGTCTAACTCTACATCCAATGCCAGACCCAACGTTGTATCTACTCAAGCGGCGGCTCCTGTGCCATCATATACATTAATTGGTGTGCTGGACTTAGGCGATCGCTCGACAGCCATGTTTGATATGAACGGTTCAGTCCAGTCCATTGGACTAGGCAAGGTGATCGGCAATACAGGCTGGGTCTTAGCCCGTGTTAGTCAGCAAGAGATTGTTGCTAAACGGGGTAGAGAAACTAAAACCATATTTGTTGGACAGAAGTTCTAAAAAGTCTCAAAAATCAACTAGCTAAGGAAAATATATGGGGTTACTAGAGGATATATCTCGCTTTTTAGAAACTCGTCTAGAGGAATTTATTCGCAATAACCCCCAAATCGAATTGCAAATCCTCGAAGATAAGTTACGCCAGCAAGAAGAGGAAATTGCGAAATTAATTATTACTTCTAAACAAGAAGAAAAAAATCTACAGGATCGCATTCTGGAAATAGCCGAAGAGATCCGCGTCTGGCACGATCGCACTGTCAAGGCGGAATCCTTTGATCGTCCAGATTTAGCAAATCTAGCTAAAGAACGGGAAGCCGCCCTCTTGCGTCAAGGTAATCAAATCTGGGCGCAGATGGAACTAGTTAAAAAACGGGCGATCGATAGCCAATCCCTACAAGTCCAAATCCAAGAACGGCGTAAGGAGGTACAAGCCAAAATTGCAGAGGCTGCCAAAGCGGCTAAGGCAAAGTCTCCTGCTAGCACACCCTTAAACTGGGACAATCTCTACACGCCTCCCTTCCGCGATCCGAATGACAAGCTAGAAGAAACATTTCGACGTTGGGAGATGGATGAAGAGCTTGAGCGTCTCAAACGTAATTTGGGCAAGTAGAGAATATTTGAGTAATTTATTTTGTTAATAAGCAAATTTTACTAACAGTTATGTTATGATAGGAAAGCATCAAAAATGCAACGGGATGTAGCGCAGCTTGGTAGCGCACCACTTTGGGGTAGTGGGGGTCTTGGGTTCAAATCCCAACATTCCGATAACTGGTTAGCAAATCATGTAATTGATTAGCTCTATATTATCCATATCAGAGAGTAGACAGTTTCGCTAACTGACTAACTCGCGTTTATGATATTACGAGAATTTTATGGATTTAAAAGATGCCTTTGCTTTATTGCATCCTGCGATCGCAGTTGTCATTGTATTTCCCCTAATTGGCATGGTCGTCAATCGCGCTATCCTTGTGCGTCAGCGTCGCCTCCTCACTAAAGCTGGCGAAAAGAGTAAAATCCCACCAATAGTTGGTTCTGAACATGTAGAAACTGGACTATGGTTAAGTATTGCTGTTGTCGGCGTAGCACTAATAGGTTTGGCATTTGCCATTACCTCCAAAATGATTGCAAAAGATGTTTTAACAACAGATCCATTGCGAGTGGTCTTTGTTGCCGTGATGTTTATCGTGACTACCGCATCAATGACATTTCTTTGTCGTAGCAAAGTGACTATTTGGAAAGTGGTCTTTGCGGTACTGACAAGTATGGGATTAATTGTGATTGGCTGTCAGCCAGAGGTTTATCGACTCGATCGCCAATGGTTTATTTCCCATTATTACTATGGTGTTGCTTCGGCGATTTTGATGATCATTTCCGTTGCGATCGCCCAAGATATTTACAAAGACAAAAGTGATCGTTGGCGCACAGCCCATATCATTCTCAATTGTCTAGCTCTATTACTATTTCTAGGACAAGGAATTACAGGCGCAAGAGATTTATTAGATATTGCTCCCAGTTGGCAAGCATCGTACCTTGGCAAATGTGACTTCACCAATAAAGCCTGTCCACAGATTAAATGATTCTATTCAACTAGTTGCGGGGCTTCGCGCCGCAACTAGCCTTTTTAATGTAGGGAAGTTGGTGATCAATATCACTAGCCATCAATTTTGACATCACAGGAACAGGAACTAGCGATCGCTGTCTAAACACCTATAGAAATAGATACTTAAATCTATAGTCAAGTTCTTTTATCGCTTCAAATCCATGATCCTCAATTCCTTAAATGATACTCGTTCCATAGAAGTCATTACCCTCGCT containing:
- a CDS encoding DUF4079 domain-containing protein, which produces MDLKDAFALLHPAIAVVIVFPLIGMVVNRAILVRQRRLLTKAGEKSKIPPIVGSEHVETGLWLSIAVVGVALIGLAFAITSKMIAKDVLTTDPLRVVFVAVMFIVTTASMTFLCRSKVTIWKVVFAVLTSMGLIVIGCQPEVYRLDRQWFISHYYYGVASAILMIISVAIAQDIYKDKSDRWRTAHIILNCLALLLFLGQGITGARDLLDIAPSWQASYLGKCDFTNKACPQIK
- a CDS encoding TIGR04376 family protein — translated: MGLLEDISRFLETRLEEFIRNNPQIELQILEDKLRQQEEEIAKLIITSKQEEKNLQDRILEIAEEIRVWHDRTVKAESFDRPDLANLAKEREAALLRQGNQIWAQMELVKKRAIDSQSLQVQIQERRKEVQAKIAEAAKAAKAKSPASTPLNWDNLYTPPFRDPNDKLEETFRRWEMDEELERLKRNLGK